The following is a genomic window from Amaranthus tricolor cultivar Red isolate AtriRed21 chromosome 10, ASM2621246v1, whole genome shotgun sequence.
aaataatctaaaagtgAAATTATTTACAGCGGACgagcaaaaaattaaattattaatttcaattttttttagtattatgaAGTATTAAGACGGCAGTTGATTGTTACACCAAGTCACCAACCAAGCTAAAGCTgtctatttcttttttgtttttggtaaaAAGAAAACCTAGCTATTAgctaaaaacaaaatatagcTACTCTATTAACTTAAAGTGTTCATCAAATTGCAAGCAACAATTGTGTGTTTGTGCCTTTGTTTTGTGGGTATAAAAGTATGACGTCATATAATTGTTAGATTGGTGCAGATTGACTCAATTAATCGAAAATGAATATTATTCGACTAAACTCGAAATGATCTGCACATATAAATCAAATCAGATAGtcaaaatatttacataaacataaaaattaaaattgacacGACTTAATATATTATAACTGAAATCTGCCTGAATATTTGAGTAACGGTTGTAATTTTCCCTTTCCAAGGAGGTTCAACCGTCATAGAGCATattctcttcaacttattttttgaacttattacttattcttattagAATCAGATcatatcagatcagatcagatgtAACACTTGAATTTCCTGGTGCGATGATTGATTTCATAATTTCATAAGTTGTTTTAAGGTTTAGTTGTGTTAGTTGTGATTATGATCTATTTACTTagtaatgatttttattatagttgactatagaaatgattttggttgttaattgggagtAATAGTTGATAATTGTTGTgacttgattgttgtgaattacaaatgcTCTTATTAGGTCGTCATTGAAGTTGAAACGCATAATCTTAGTAAAGCCAAGagtataatgtcaacttatcgtcaatggttgctaaagttacttgtcgtgttgttttgattatagttctttctagctttggagaatgtaacaaatgatatcgtgattcgataactctaagatttgtcTTATTGTTatataagtgttatattaaaattgttaggcttagttgtgattagttatttttgggtaacgaaCCGATAtattcaaaattagttaatgaaaaggaacgattcacatatacttttacttttaaattggtgaaaagaatTATGTTgcgttgagttaatgattttgacttgtattgaatgagtgtatgcgtgctagagtaatcgaaaactcatgttgaataggtgatagtgattacttattattattattattattattattattattattattattattattattattcctattgttattgttattattattattgtaggtgttataataataataataataacaataataataataataataataataataataataataataataataataataataatagtataataattagttaagtaacaaaattatttaattaattattttaattaaataataataataataataataataataataatatattaattaattaattaactaatattaatattaattaattacttaattacttaactaataatatagttatatttacataaataataattctaataataataatattaattaaaaactattaatatcaattaattaataacttaattaattaaataataataaagaatgaacaaaattataattctaagaataatgagtaatacaattaattgattaattaattaaaatataataatatacaattaattagttttttaattaaacaataataataataataataataataataatagggtAACTCGCCAAGTAAAAATTGCAGTCAAGAGTAGAGTTTTGCATATTCCAATCATAGGTGTCAATATACAACGCCCTTGGATTATGAATCTTTTGATTACGAGTAACTAGATTATACTGTAtagttaatctttttttttgtctttctccGGAGTTCTACTTCCcttatgcacatgaagagtgaaagATGGGAAACCTTTCCTAGAAGGTGTGCCTTTTTTTCATGCTGATGTAAATTAGGGAGACGGTTCTCTTGTTAGTGGTACTCTCTGTAATGTTTTGTTCTGaactaatgaaaattttttctttttccaaattaataataataataataataataataataataataataatatataatctcCAGTATTCAGATTATATTGGAAGAGAACAGGCCCATAATCTCCagtattcaaaaaaataaatgaattcaaTAGTCTTCATTCCGCAAAGAAACAATATGTTGAATAAGGGTATAAACTAAAAAGGTTTCTTGGATAATTACTTAACAATATCATGAAATTTAAGTCACTTTTTTTCGTTAAAAGGTAAACAATTTTGGTATACTGCCGACATTCAGACTCTAGTTTAGCTAATTAAGCGCTCCCCTTAAGttgttttagaaaaatataattttttagatgataaatatattatattattgaataataattttaatagagaaaaagtgaaaattataaatattatttaaatatcaaaataaagttagtgcAAAAAGTTTAGGAAATACaactaaaaaatgtttaaataaaataagtgaAAAATACGCCGGGATAATATGGaatgtaaaaatataaaaataaagttagtggtaATTGGTAAATATggggaccataaatattaataaaatatttaaatgaagatgaataagattaattatgtccaaaatttgtaatataaatcaaaagattctttaaaaaaatacaaatggaacgagtcaaaatgataaatgaaaacaaTTTTAAGGAATAGAGAACATAAATGATAGCAATTTAACGGTccttttattatagttattaaatggtgaaaataataaaaagttaatgtagttattagaaaaaaattactCTCGTTGTCTCTAAATATACAACACCcacaagtattaaaaaaaatgatgggTCAATTAAATTATGTGGATAAGGTTTAAAGGAGAGAAATTGAAACAAGATGTGTGAATTAtatatagttgaagaaagtgacgagaatattatcaaaaatagaaatattacaAGATGAAAAGgacaatcaaaaataaaaatattgacaaattcatagaaaaaaaattatatattataaaaattaaaattaaaactcaTTTTTATTACTAGTATTTATTAAATATCCATAATCAAATGATACATAATCATATGTTTCTTGCTCTATAATTAATTAGTTAGCTCTCTTCATTTAGCTCGGTTTATTGACAAAGTGTAGTAAAGTGAGTAGAATGGAAGAAGCCCCCACTAATCGGTGGAGTTTGTGTGATTGATACAACAAATAGAATCATGTAAGATTAGCAATTTTTTATTAGctaattaataaatgaaaaaatgtcTAGAATGATTCAATTTATTGTTAGAAAGAGATACATATGAGATTTAAAGaggtatatataataattataaaggtCACATGTTTTTAAGTAACATTAATCTTTATGAGtaattcataaataatttttctaataacTCATAAGTAAATGTTTTTAACATCTATTATTAACCATGTCAATCTAAACAAATCTTTATAAATAGTGTTACACATTACTCATAAtagaaaatattgttttttttaaaattatcctAACTTTGAAATTAACTAAACAATAAAAATGGATTAAGTTCGACTTGGTACGCAGATTCGCAAAAGACACGACACAACAGAGAAAAATATTGTTTGCGAAATGACTTAACACAGGAGATGACATACATGACATGTAGACGACTCAACACGACACATTTTCTATGTTCACTGACCAATCTATAGTACAAGCAGTGAGCAGTCTCCTTACATATAGACAAAACCCTATAATATATCATTACTATCTTTTAGGGATTACAGGGTAGATTGAGGGAAGAGGAGAGATCGAGAGAGCGTCGGGTTGGATGAAAATCAATCCCATGATCCTACCTAGAATAGACGATACTTGCACCAACTGAAacaagactcaattctcttggTCTTTTGTATCTAATGGAGGTAAAAATTAACTTAATGCTAGCAAAAAAAAGCACATTTTGATACCAAATGGTGAGTAAagtaataatgataaaataaaagaatgaaACCTAACAATTCCATAAACAATAGTTTTGTTGTCTCAAATAGTCTTCACATTCAAGTAAAGTTTGTTGAAGTTGGCCACATTGAGTGACTAAGTTGCTAACCTTCCTTCCATTCTCTCTCTAATCTCCTCATCCTTAGATTCTTATTTCTTGGAACCAAAaagtttaattatataaattctaAACAAAAGGTAAACAAAGGTGGGAAAAAAGTAGGGGAAAAATGTTACTTTTCCCTTCTTCTCATCTTAGAAGGTGAACGGACTATTCATGTGTCATTCAATTTTTAAGTTTCTAGAgtgaaaaagttgatattaaataaacaaaacaataaaaaaattacaaaattatgaAAGTTTCCCATGAGAGAAAAGAATAATAAGTTCAAGAAAGTAGAGGTGGGCTAAGAAGAAAGAGTTAGGAAACAGCTCATTTAAGTCCTTTCTCTGGGAACCCACCTGTTTGGTTTGTTATTTTTCAGtgattttggaaaaaaattggTAAAGGTATCATTAAATCTTGTAATAAAGCTTAAATTTTTGTAGgttattgttaattttgatAAAGTCATGATTGATCTTACTAAAAAGCTGATTTTTAtgtgatgtatatatttttaatactaattatGTACTGTCCATTTAGGTAAAGTTGTCCTTATATCTTATTAGAGCttaatttttaagggttttgattaattttgattGTATGATTGATCTTACTTAAAAAGCTGAaattttttatgggttttttagaatttttaatgcCATTTGATCTGGGGATCAGTGATTCTTTGGAAATTTTGCAgcttttgggttttgaattcCTTAAATTATGTAGTAGGAGTAATATTATTTCAATTCAGTAGCATGTTCTATTGTTCTCCTTGTTTCTGAGTTGTTTATATTTTCTTAGATTGTTTTCCCCTTCCATTTCTTCTCCTTCAGGTGTCCAAATTCAGCTCACCCAATATATGTATAGGTATGAAGTTTCAGAAATTTCTGTCAGATACTGTTTTTTTCTTGATTGTAAcagtttattttatgtttttcttgGGATTTTGTTTTTGGAATTTGTGTTAGGTAAGCTTAAAGTGacaatataattttgttttttctctAGCACTTGATTATGGTTCCTTTTGGATTAGTAGTTTTGCTCCTCTTCCTGGTTTAGCCTTTCTTCATGGCAGTACTAACTTAGATTCACCATGCCCCCAGATTTTCATGCTACTATGCTAGTCTTCATGTAGTACCATGGAGTTGAATATGAGGGTTTCTCTGACCACAACCTCTTATCTGTTTTGATCAAAAGGGTGACCcgacttcaaaaatgattttCATTCATGTAAAAAACATAACAGAAACAAACCCGATTTCAAACCGACCCGAATCACAACCAAAAATCAACCTGATTACCTGAATGTACATCTCTAGTTTCTAATCTGTCGTCATCCAACATTCTCCTCTTGATCATACCTTCTATGAGTGAGATATAcgaggtatgatgatgatgatgagtactaaggaattgaggacaattctgtgTATAATCTTGTATGGAATGTGATTCTAAGAACTTTCCGAAATTGGTTGCTTATTCATGATTTGAGTTTGTTTTGGTTTTGGGTGCCTTAAGGGGACTATTATGATATAGAGGTGTATTGCAGAGGATTCAGTTTCATGAATTCGACTAGGTTTTGCATGCTTTTCGATTGAATTCGGGCATTCCATAGTCGTTTTTttgtaatgaaaaatgaaatgtgTAAGATGGTTGTAGTTTGCAGCTCATTTCGATGTCGATATCTCAGCATCTATAACATTAGAAAGTTCATGTAATCTTATAAGTCCAaatttacattgtacattaagaTTTCTGACTGTAGGTTCATTTCCTTCTGTGTTGCAGTAAATAGTTTACAGTAATGTTAGCAAAATGGGAAAGAAAGGAAGCTGGTTTTCAGCAATTAAAAAGGTCTTTACACATAGTTCTAAGGAGAAAGTAGCTGATGTGAGTAAACTCGATCAAAAACCCGTTTCTCGTTTTTAGATTCTGtaaatttttgtgtttataCAGCTTTAACATCCTTGATCCAACATTGCTGATTCCTTTTTATAAAATGgtttcattttttttgatatCTTTAGTGTATTGATGAACCGAAAAAGGTTAAATGTAATCATATCgtttatgttaaaagttgtttgGATCGGTACTTGTCATATATAACTAAGAAATATAGTGATCTTTTGCTATCGAAATCGATAGGGAAGAGAGAAGAACAGCTCAAAAGAGAAAAGGAAGAAAGGACTTGGGAAGCTAAAACATGGAGATGGACATTCGTTTTTACCGTTTGTTAGAGAGCCAAGTAGCATTGAAAAAATACTCGGGGAGGTTGAAAGAGAGCACCAAGTTACAAATTATGGGCCTCCTACGCCACCTGAGAACCCGAAACCCGTAGCTCTACATGTAACTCCTCCCCCAGTTAGACCCTCTAGCCCCCCTGTAAGAACTAATATCCCCCCTGTTAGAGCTGCTACCCCTCCCAGAGCTCCCACTCTGCCAAGGAGAGCTTCGCCTCCAAGGGAAACTGTTCAGTCTATTCCACATTCAAGGGATGCCCCACGAGAGCCTTCCCCTCCAGCGCGAACGGTAGCTTCTCCGACAAGAGCTGCAACCCCTGTAAATGATACGACTCCTAATAGGGTTCTTTCCTCAAAGTTTGTTCAATACCGGAGGCCAGAGCCGAGCTTAAGAGATCAGCATGCTTGTGCTACTAAGATCCAGGCAGTTTTTAGAGGTTATATGGTAAGTTATCTGAAGCCTAAACTACACGAAATGTTAAGCATTTGTTGATCATAATGTATGATGTGGATCTTTACAACCGGGTTTTTTTATGTTGGAAGTAGTGCATCTACACTAAAACATATATCGGTCATGGGAGCACGGGTTAACGGTCTTTTGTTTACTGATGAGTAAACCTGATGCCTCTCACTCAGTGTTTACATAATTGGTtagttaattcgctttttgaattcgcgattgGCTCTAAATGGCCCAAAAATACCTTCGCCTTTTGCGATTTGCGATTCTCAagaagattagcgaatcatgtgacactactTCCACTTTTCATGAAGTTTTCCATCTATTCCACTCTGATATTTTAGCACCTAGGTCTGCACCCCATGTGATTAAAATCCTTCATATCTTGTTCGGAAACATATATATGACGAAAtttttgtcaaggaaccaactcaacaaaagcttaagctgatggttgaggcccaaggatatattatatagtttAATAAGTTCTGGTTGCAAAATCATGAtcttaattgtgcatttatatTTTATGGGATAAACTCTAAAATTCTCCAATTTGTCGACAGTTTTGGCAACGTTGTGTCAAATGTTATTCTTTGGCACCTCAACTTGATATTACTCGTGTGGTTGTAGGCAAGGAGGAGTTTTAGGGCTATTAGAGGTCTGGTGCGGCTGCAAGGAGTGATGAAAGGGCATAGCGTAAAGCGACAAACAGTAAATGCTTTGAAAAGCATGCAGATGTTGGTTCGTgtacaaaatcaaattcactCGCGGAGGATCCAGATGTTGGAAAATCAAGTACTTCAGCGGCAAGCCATGTATAAGAATGATCAAGACCTAGAGAGCAGTTTTGGCAAGTGGATGGTAAGCTTATATTTTTCATGAGCGGTTTTTTTCCGTCATTTGGTCTCGATTCTCAAATTCTATTAGGTTGTGTTTGGATTTTGGAACAAgtatatcattttaaattatacatttcaattataaaatcataaatgaagaattcgAGAATGTTAAATGACAAAGATTGGTTCgttagtcattctcaaattctcaactttgactattttttaatttgagtgAAATTGACTCGAATCCATAATTTGAATcttttgatttgccaaacactAAATCCGAGTCAATTTTAGATTTTCAATTCAGACTTTATTTATGTTCGTGTGAATTTTCGTATGTAATCATAACCTTCGTATAAATGATGTTGTGGATGGAAAAATGCTTCTTTTTCCGCAGTCGGAAAATCAGGAGGAATGGGATGACAGCACACTGACTAAAGAAGAAAGAGAAGCAAGAATGAAGCGGAAGTTTGATGCAATCGTTAAGAGAGAAAGAGCGATGGCCTATGCATACTCCCATCAGGTAGTTCCTTTCTTCGCCTTGTATCACAAAATGAGTTTTTACATCCTCAACATTTAAACTTCCACACTTTCCAAAACACCTCTTCTTACCATTATAAtctgttagtaataaaaaaagcttataaataGAAAAACTGTTCCAACTTACTATGCTTCTATAGTTCTACGAGACATGAGCGCCACAAAGACATAATGTTGCAATTTTGAAAACACTCACTAAAATGTGCATTCCTCCTCCCCTCTCCCTCGAGGGCGTATAGGTATGGTGCTACCTcacccctccccccccccccccggaCCTGACTTTGTACgggatattgggttgatgaCCATGACCGTCCCATGACACTAAAATGTATCATAAAATAGGTTTTGTGGAGCTATTGTCATTACCTTGCTAATAGGCGCCagtacttcctccattcctATATGATTAGaccctttaaaaaataataggtCAATTCCCAATTTTAGTAAATTAGAACTAGAACTTTTCTATAGTAAAGCTTGTGTAGCTTTGCCCCTAAAATATTCATAGAAAAGGACCATGGTGATTTGTCGTAATTGTGAAATTTAATCATGTAAGGGCTTATTAAGAGTTGGTCTTTAAGTCTCGAATCAAATTTTACTAGCTATTGGCACCGTGTTGAGTTGGCCTTCGCTAAAGGTAATGAAAGGAAGTATCAAGTCTGTAAGGAAAGGCGAGGCAGATGAACAAGACCTACTAGGAGTAGATATCAATTGGATTAATTGAGTATGTGGGTATTTGTATTTTGATTAGATAAGTGCAGTTAGTGAATCTGAGGGCCCCTCGTTTTCTGTTTACTTTGTGTAGTTACTCTGTCTTATTCATCTTGTCAAAATTAGAACTATGCATATCATGATTTTTCTGCAATCAAAAGCAATGGTTTAATAAAAAGCAATGGTTATCTTTGCATTTACATTTGGTTGGGTAGGTTAATCTATCCAAAGTAGGTATTAAATGGACCTTTTTAGGGTAAAACTGTTGAGCTGATTTATTgcaaaaattctcaaatgagacggtctcacggtgagactcTCTATAGGACTGATCCACTGTACAATGTACAGTTAGTGTcttaaagtgatgacttataactttaaagtgattatttttattagtgatcacctataatcttaaagtggtcACTTACAATCTAAAAGTGATCAGGTAGAGAaatgggttaattatatggactCGTGTTATACtaagatggtctcatacaagacttgctggaTTTATTGTGATCTTGTTAAAGCTCTAGATGGTAATACAATAACATGTCAATACCCCAGCGCCGCGTAAGTGAGGTTTGAGGGTCAGATGTACGCAACATTTCCCTTGTTAGTGATTGAGTTTGTTTCCGGCATTGGGATTCTTgcttaacttataattttcttattccTCTATTAGGTGTGGAAATCAACTACAAGAACGGCAAACGGAGCTTTGGCAGACTTCCGGTCAGGAGGATACCCCTACTGGTGGAACTGGTTAGAAAAACGGCAAGTACCTCCATTGACACCCACGAACCCTCCACGAAGCCCCGCTATGAAGAACTTCCTAGCAACCCCCACTAGATCAGTATCAAACTTCAAGGCTAGCCCCGTGCCTCAATCATGTAACCTTGGTAGTCCTAGTCCTAGGTTTGATACTATGGATACCCCGACTCCAAGATCTACTCGGTCATCGGTTGCTCCAAGATCAAGACACGCAAGAACCCCACCGAGTAGATTTCAGCAAAAAACATCGAGAGGAAGTGCTGCAACATCACCTTTCAACGGCAGAGCATTCAAAGACGATGACAGCCTCATGAGCTGCCCCCCTTTCTCTGTCCCGCGTTACATGTCTTCTACGGTTTCTGCTAACGCTAAATTAAAAGGAATCCCGGATAGTCCAAGTAGTACAAGTGATGACCCTAGAAGGCGGATGTCATTTCCGTTTACTCAAGGTGGCGGATCTTTCAAGTGGAACAAAGACAAGGAGAGTGGCTCGCCGAGCGTTTTAGGGAAGACGCAGTCAGTGCAATCGGTAGGAAACATGAGTGTTGATTCTACGGTTTCTATGCCTGCCACTGTTGGACGAAAGCCATTTAACCGTTTTGTGTGattattttgtcatttttttattttaattttctcttcCTATCTCGATTTTCTTTTACTCGCTATGAATTATATATTCCGGAAAGAAAAAATGTACTGTGTGCTTAAATGTGAGTTACATTGCTGATGTATACTAATAAAGACCATGTAGGATGTGATGGCTTGTAATTACTTCCATTGTGAAAGGGTCGGATTCTTTGAACCTGAGTGTTTGTATTTATTCCCATACTCCTTTGATTGGTATCCAAACATACGCCCTACTGAATGTTTGGCAAAAGGTTTTTGGATGTTGGATgttgttggttgttggttgttagcttttttaattggttttttattatttgatataaaattatgtattagttgtttattagaaaagaaaaagttcaacaagctaaaagtcaataaacaactaataaaattagtttttttattttgatttaaaagcTTAACATACTCTTTTCTTCTGTTTTTTGACCaacaaataagttaaaatttaactaaaattcaatttaaaaccATTTATCAAACACCCTTATCAGCATATAAAAAGTATGATCATTGGACAAAGAAGCATGATCAAGTTATTACAAAAGCAACTTGATAGAAAATGCTATATTATGCATATCTATGTGAGAGCTTTTGAGGGATATGTTGTAATCACAATTGGCATAAGGAGTATTTACCTATTTAGGCCAAGATACGAGTATTATTGGGCTTAACTTCTGTAATCTCGAGAGGCATATGGCTTACGCATATTTATAATATTCGAGTTTC
Proteins encoded in this region:
- the LOC130826341 gene encoding protein IQ-DOMAIN 14-like codes for the protein MGKKGSWFSAIKKVFTHSSKEKVADGREKNSSKEKRKKGLGKLKHGDGHSFLPFVREPSSIEKILGEVEREHQVTNYGPPTPPENPKPVALHVTPPPVRPSSPPVRTNIPPVRAATPPRAPTLPRRASPPRETVQSIPHSRDAPREPSPPARTVASPTRAATPVNDTTPNRVLSSKFVQYRRPEPSLRDQHACATKIQAVFRGYMARRSFRAIRGLVRLQGVMKGHSVKRQTVNALKSMQMLVRVQNQIHSRRIQMLENQVLQRQAMYKNDQDLESSFGKWMSENQEEWDDSTLTKEEREARMKRKFDAIVKRERAMAYAYSHQVWKSTTRTANGALADFRSGGYPYWWNWLEKRQVPPLTPTNPPRSPAMKNFLATPTRSVSNFKASPVPQSCNLGSPSPRFDTMDTPTPRSTRSSVAPRSRHARTPPSRFQQKTSRGSAATSPFNGRAFKDDDSLMSCPPFSVPRYMSSTVSANAKLKGIPDSPSSTSDDPRRRMSFPFTQGGGSFKWNKDKESGSPSVLGKTQSVQSVGNMSVDSTVSMPATVGRKPFNRFV